Part of the Candidatus Binataceae bacterium genome, TACCGCACTCAAGGCGTTCACCATTGTTCAAACCCTGATCGTCGAGTTCCGCCGCCGAACCTCGGGGGCTCGCCCTGTCGCGCGGCGCTGGGCCAGGGAAAGAATCCTGTCCGGCGCGCCGCACCGCTCCACGGCTTCGCATCCCGAAACTGTAACCCACCCACACCTCCACCACCCACCAGCATCTTTTCCTCGGCCCCGGATTCGGTTGTGAGGCCGAGGAAAAGATGTTCTTCACGAACCTTCATGGCTGAGCAATTGAGAACGGATTGCGCCCTGGCCTCGCGGCAAGCGGACGCAAAGGAGGAATCACTGCAATGGATGAATGCGTAGTCTGTGGGCGTAAGGTGCCGCGCACCGAAAATTACATCCGGTGCTATCTCTGGGGCGCGTTTGCCACGTTCCATGTATGGCGCTGCTTTGCGACGTACTTGCGCAGCGAAAGTGAGCGCGAGGTGGCAGAATCGTTCACCGACCAGGAAGGAAATAAACAAGAACGCACCGAGTGGCACTCGATTGTCGCCTTCGTCCCGCTCGGCGAAATCTGCGCCGAGCATCTCAAGAAGGGCCGCCAAGTCTTCGTCGAAGGCCGTCTCCGCATAGGACGAAGGGCTGACTCCGTATAGAATGAAGCGCGCAACTGTGCAAGGGCTTCTCAGCCCGGCTCCGCGCTGCGCAGGGTCAGGTCGAGCGACATGAAAATACTGTTCGGGTCGGGCAGATAGTCGGCGAACGGCGGGCACTCCATGAAGCCATGACGTTCGTAGAGCGCGCGGGCAGGCTGAAAATACTCCCACGAGCCGGTCTCGAGGCTGAGGCGCGACATGCCGCTCGCGCGTGCGCTCGAGATGATGTGGCGTAGCATCGCGCTTCCCACACCCTTTCCACGCATCGGCTCGGCAGTATGCATCGATTTGACTTCGCCATGCTCGGCCGAGAGCCGCTTCAGCGCGCCGATGCCCAAAAGTTTTTCCCCGTCCCAGATTGTCCAAAAACAAATATCGGGCGATTGCAGTCCGGTGAGGTCCAAGGCGTGAGCGCTGCCCGGCGCGGTTTCCGCCCGAGCGCTCATCAGATGAATCCTCACGAGCTCGATGACACGCGGATCGCCCAAGTCGCCCCGCAGCATCCTCATCATGCTTAGCTGCTTTCCACGACGTTACCGCACCGTTTTTACAACGGCGTTAGTGCAATTTAGTGCAATATGGACCGCACCTCAACGATAGTGGCGCATCAGACCGACGACGACGCCGCGGATGCGCAGACTCTCTCCGCTGACGTAGATCGGCTCCATCGTCGGGTTGGCGGGCTGGAGACGAACCGTGCCGTTGCCGTCCGGGTAATACTTCTTGACCGTCGCCTCGTCGCCGATGAGCGCGACCACCGTTTCCCCGGAGTTTGCCGTATCCCGGCCCTCGACGATTATATAGTCGCCGTCGCGGATGCCTTCGTCCACCATCGACTGCCCTTTGACCCGCAGGCAGAAAGTGTTGTCGCGCCGCACGAACTCGTCGGGAACCGAGATAGAGTCGCTACCCTCGACCGCCTCGATCGGGATGCCGGCGGCAACCTCGCCGACCAGAGCGAGCCTGCGCACGCCCCCTCCATTCTCAGCCGCCGGAATTTCGAGCGCCCTGCTA contains:
- a CDS encoding GNAT family N-acetyltransferase, with protein sequence MSARAETAPGSAHALDLTGLQSPDICFWTIWDGEKLLGIGALKRLSAEHGEVKSMHTAEPMRGKGVGSAMLRHIISSARASGMSRLSLETGSWEYFQPARALYERHGFMECPPFADYLPDPNSIFMSLDLTLRSAEPG
- the ssb gene encoding single-stranded DNA-binding protein, which encodes MDECVVCGRKVPRTENYIRCYLWGAFATFHVWRCFATYLRSESEREVAESFTDQEGNKQERTEWHSIVAFVPLGEICAEHLKKGRQVFVEGRLRIGRRADSV
- the lexA gene encoding transcriptional repressor LexA: MATLTKRQKQMVDYLRLYINENGYAPTLAEIGQYFGLTSLATVHKHLHNLEAKGLIQRKHNHSRALEIPAAENGGGVRRLALVGEVAAGIPIEAVEGSDSISVPDEFVRRDNTFCLRVKGQSMVDEGIRDGDYIIVEGRDTANSGETVVALIGDEATVKKYYPDGNGTVRLQPANPTMEPIYVSGESLRIRGVVVGLMRHYR